One stretch of Punica granatum isolate Tunisia-2019 chromosome 5, ASM765513v2, whole genome shotgun sequence DNA includes these proteins:
- the LOC116208874 gene encoding protein SLOW GREEN 1, chloroplastic-like gives MESVGKLARCSHPFHLSFLPPRPSFPNSISFRTSPSPPLKFHSIRASASDSHNPHPPKPLLQTLAPVLKTACVTLSAAAALLFIRLQPKPAVAAPVTAPTVEPSEQSAENNIKEEESTIEEHVNKYPDDVESLRSLMEVKIKSRKLQEAIEIIDRLIELEPDENEWPLLKANLYNYSGDFNLAKKGFEEILEKDPDRVEAYHGLVMAGSESGDELKGVLERIKAAMERCRKKKKTSEVRDFKLLIAQVKVIEGNYAEALKVYEELVKEEPRDFRPYLCQGIIYTLLRKNDEAEKKFKQYRRLVPKNHPYAEYFDDNMIATKFFAQKAEREMAGSRG, from the coding sequence ATGGAGTCGGTCGGTAAATTGGCGCGCTGCAGCCACCCATTTCACCTCTCATTCCTTCCCCCCCGTCCATCGTTCCCGAATTCCATCTCCTTCAGGACGTCTCCATCCCCGCCGTTGAAATTCCATTCCATCAGAGCCTCCGCTTCCGACTCCCACAATCCTCACCCCCCCAAACCCCTCCTGCAGACACTGGCGCCGGTCCTCAAAACCGCCTGCGTCACCCTATCCGCTGCCGCAGCTCTGCTCTTCATCCGCCTCCAGCCCAAGCCGGCCGTGGCGGCTCCCGTCACCGCTCCTACTGTGGAGCCCTCCGAGCAGTCGGCAGAGAACAACATCAAGGAGGAAGAGAGCACAATCGAGGAACATGTGAACAAGTACCCTGACGACGTCGAGTCGCTCCGCTCGCTCATGGAGGTCAAGATCAAAAGCCGGAAGCTCCAGGAGGCGATTGAGATCATCGACCGCTTGATTGAGCTCGAGCCAGATGAAAATGAATGGCCGCTACTGAAGGCCAACCTCTACAACTACAGTGGAGACTTCAATTTGGCCAAGAAAGGTTTCGAGGAGATACTCGAGAAGGACCCGGATCGGGTCGAGGCCTATCACGGTCTCGTGATGGCAGGTTCGGAGTCGGGGGATGAGCTGAAAGGCGTGCTCGAGAGGATCAAGGCGGCAATGGAGAGGTgtaggaagaagaagaagacttcCGAGGTCAGGGATTTTAAGCTCCTCATTGCGCAGGTTAAGGTGATTGAGGGAAACTACGCGGAGGCTCTGAAGGTTTACGAGGAGCTCGTGAAAGAGGAGCCAAGAGATTTCCGACCGTATCTGTGTCAGGGGATCATTTACACCTTGCTGAGGAAGAACGATGAGGCCGAGAAGAAGTTCAAGCAGTACAGGAGGCTCGTCCCGAAGAATCACCCGTACGCCGAGTACTTCGACGATAATATGATCGCTACCAAGTTCTTTGCTCAGAAGGCCGAGAGGGAGATGGCTGGCTCGCGGGGCTGA
- the LOC116207887 gene encoding neural Wiskott-Aldrich syndrome protein-like encodes MRAVVEFFCFILLVAMASRFGPVPAEASRPELYFGMKPKGSIVPPSGPSTRTSASPPPPALQSAEARRPGIRFGIKPGGPPVPPSGPGTGTSGPLSPPSFQSTVASRAGLYFGMKPKGSIVPPSGPSTRTSDPPPPPPLQ; translated from the coding sequence ATGAGGGCTGTGGTGGAGTTCTTCTGTTTCATCCTCCTTGTTGCAATGGCTTCGAGGTTCGGCCCTGTTCCTGCTGAGGCAAGCAGACCGGAACTTTACTTTGGGATGAAGCCTAAAGGATCGATTGTTCCTCCATCGGGGCCTAGCACCCGAACGTCCGCTTCTCCACCCCCACCTGCCCTACAGTCTGCTGAGGCACGCAGGCCGGGGATTCGCTTTGGGATAAAGCCTGGAGGACCGCCTGTTCCTCCATCGGGTCCCGGCACCGGAACATCTGGTCCTCTGTCACCACCTTCCTTTCAGTCTACTGTGGCAAGCAGAGCGGGACTTTACTTTGGGATGAAGCCTAAAGGATCGATTGTTCCTCCATCGGGGCCCAGCACCAGAACGTCCGATCCTCCACCCCCACCTCCCCTACAGTAG
- the LOC116207886 gene encoding uncharacterized protein LOC116207886 produces the protein MDINRNNIATPSARGFGDAPGDEEPDGLNLSLSLGSPQNCRPQPKPEQLPPNSPAIIFPPHPLQTPLTNHFMMPDASPSSWPLAINPHQQLLFQMPPPQHLPKPILPQPHKEEPQPSTGAVQWPRAQLQHGRVAGAGGALSRRGKAQTITPPFPWATDRRAMVHSYTYLMANGMRKITGEVQCKQCDKKYEMQYDLKEKFAELWEYIANNRCFMHNRAPDQWLNPALPNCRHCEQSNCVRPIPTKKKAINWLFLLLGQLLGCCKLAELKYFCKHTSNHRTGAKDRVLYSTYMGLCTQLDSTGPFHM, from the coding sequence ATGGACATCAACAGAAACAACATCGCCACCCCATCAGCAAGGGGCTTTGGAGATGCCCCCGGAGACGAAGAACCCGACGGCCTCAATCTCTCCCTCTCGCTTGGATCCCCACAAAACTGCAGGCCGCAACCAAAGCCCGAGCAGCTACCCCCCAATTCGCCCGCAATAATATTCCCGCCGCATCCTCTGCAAACGCCTCTCACTAACCACTTCATGATGCCCGACGCTTCCCCGTCCTCCTGGCCACTTGCCATCAACCCCCACCAGCAGCTGCTCTTCCAGATGCCACCACCGCAACATCTCCCGAAGCCAATCCTGCCACAGCCTCATAAAGAGGAGCCTCAACCCTCTACCGGAGCTGTCCAGTGGCCAAGGGCACAGCTGCAACATGGACGAGTGGCTGGGGCGGGCGGGGCGCTGAGCAGGAGAGGAAAGGCCCAGACGATCACCCCGCCCTTCCCTTGGGCTACGGACAGGAGGGCCATGGTCCACTCGTACACGTACCTCATGGCCAACGGCATGAGGAAGATCACCGGGGAGGTGCAGTGCAAGCAGTGTGACAAGAAGTACGAGATGCAGTATGACCTCAAGGAGAAGTTCGCCGAGTTGTGGGAATACATAGCCAATAACAGGTGCTTCATGCACAACAGAGCCCCCGATCAGTGGCTGAACCCCGCCCTCCCCAACTGCCGCCACTGCGAGCAGTCCAACTGTGTGAGGCCCATCCCCACCAAGAAGAAGGCCATCAACTGGCTGTTCCTCCTCCTCGGGCAGCTCCTAGGCTGTTGCAAGCTCGCCGAGCTTAAGTACTTTTGCAAGCACACCAGCAACCACCGCACTGGCGCCAAGGATCGGGTCCTCTACAGCACCTACATGGGACTCTGCACGCAGCTTGATTCCACGGGGCCCTTTCACATGTAA
- the LOC116208745 gene encoding F-box protein At2g39490-like, whose translation MEDQARSDSISSLPDDILRRISCSIPLKEAARTTILSTRWRTLWAPSRLNVSLNMDSNTNFGAVQDMVEDSVQVLVSTFLGSYEAPEARKLCFAGIPGANHEPPSGSEHELITITAIKGVEKELHLQFSKNIWECRSFHLKLGPALGTANLTELRRLHLRSVASLGSGFVSNLFSCCHILESLILEKCPGLETIAIDKNSSLQELAISNCPDLGRVSVCALELKSFRYQGALPKIELKSTSNLAEVALNLRDGSGPGEFDCEEVLSLLDSMKEVEFLTISGWLLEWLCSAGVIYGKLEFQFSRLKELRWADSSMNSTKRDSLACFLNICPVLNKLFIDVDHSLGMVHCPILHQHWHEPHLWRDYDTVKSDVLPLKHLKAVRMGLGHLASEEDRLSLMELLLEKAVILESMSVIT comes from the exons ATGGAAGATCAAGCAAGATCCGACTCGATAAGCAGCTTGCCGGATGACATCCTGCGGCGGATCAGTTGCTCCATTCCACTTAAAGAAGCAGCGAGGACAACCATCCTCTCAACCAGGTGGAGGACCCTGTGGGCGCCTAGCCGACTGAATGTCTCCCTCAACATGGACTCGAACACAAACTTTGGTGCAGTCCAAGACATGGTCGAGGATTCAGTGCAGGTCCTCGTCAGCACATTTCTAGGATCCTATGAAGCTCCGGAGGCACGGAAGCTGTGCTTCGCTGGCATTCCCGGAGCCAACCACGAGCCACCAAGTGGCTCGGAACATGAATTAATTACCATCACGGCCATAAAGGGAGTGGAGAAAGAGCTCCATCTCCAATTTTCAAAGAACATCTGGGAGTGCAGGAGCTTCCATTTGAAGCTTGGGCCTGCTCTAGGCACAGCTAATTTAACTGAGCTGAGGCGGCTCCACCTCAGGTCCGTGGCCTCCCTTGGCTCCGGCTTCGTTTCCAATCTTTTCTCGTGCTGCCACATCCTCGAGAGCCTAATCCTGGAGAAGTGCCCTGGATTGGAGACTATTGCCATTGACAAGAACAGTAGCCTCCAGGAGTTGGCAATTTCCAATTGCCCGGACTTGGGTCGTGTCTCTGTTTGTGCCCTGGAGCTGAAATCATTCCGTTACCAGGGAGCTCTCCCGAAGATAGAGCTAAAGAGCACATCGAATTTGGCCGAGGTTGCGCTCAATCTTAGGGACGGGTCCGGGCCTGGGGAATTCGACTGTGAGGAAGTTCTGTCTCTCCTGGACTCAATGAAGGAGGTCGAATTTCTCACGATTAGCGGGTGGCTTCTTGAG TGGCTCTGTTCAGCAGGGGTCATATATGGGAAGCTAGAGTTCCAGTTCAGCAGATTGAAGGAGCTGCGTTGGGCCGATTCCTCGATGAACAGCACCAAAAGGGACTCTCTGGCTTGTTTCTTGAACATCTGTCCCGTTTTAAACAAGTTGTTCATAGAC GTTGATCACAGCCTCGGCATGGTTCACTGCCCGATTTTGCACCAGCACTGGCATGAACCCCACCTGTGGAGGGATTACGATACTGTGAAGTCTGACGTTTTGCCGCTCAAGCACCTAAAGGCGGTGAGGATGGGTTTGGGTCATCTCGCAAGTGAAGAAGACCGGCTGTCCTTGATGGAGCTTCTGCTGGAAAAGGCAGTTATCCTGGAGTCAATGTCGGTTATAACATAA